The DNA segment GCTGCTTCACCCACAGCTAATGAggctgcaggagaaggaggaagggcTGCAAGAGcctgaagaaaaggaagaacCTTTGGAAACTTACAGTCATGTGGTGGTAGGGGGGACGTTCGACCGACTCCATGGGGCCCACAAGACGCTGCTCAACATCTCATGTTTGTTAGCCAATAGAAGGTTCCTTATTGGCGTGTGTGACCAAGCGATGCTAAAAAGTGAGTAGCTCATTTTGAGGATTCCCATTTAGGATTGTGTATTCACTTAATGTCTCATATTTTGATGATCGGTGAAAACGACAATCAGAATCCCCCCCTGGCATCCTTTTCTTCCTGTCCTCAGAAAAAGTGCTAAAGGAGCTGATCGAGCCCTACTCCCTGCGGGTCCAGACTCTGCGCGAGTTCCTGCAAGATATCAAACCGTCACTACAGGTGGAGATCGTGCCCCTTGACGACCCCTTTGGAGTGTCTGTGGTTGACCCCCtgctgcagtgcattgtggtTAGCGAGGAGACCAGAAAGGGAGGGGAGGCTGTGAACAAGAAGCGCATTGAGAATGTAAGTTATGAAATTGTACAAAGTACaagttttaaatattacataatGTAAGCACTGTACATGCAGCGTTTAGGTTCTTCTACTTGGACTTTTCCCAGTTGTGGATGGCTGTCTATCCCATAGGGAGGGGCTACTAGATTTTTCTAACGACAGCAAATAACTGGCCATGACTTCACCTTGAAACGAGTTTCTGAAATTTCTTTTTACACATATTAATATGGAATTTATATTCAGAGCTATAGATGAATTTTTTAGAAGAGTGGAGCCAGACTTTTTGCCACGATGTCATTGTGGTAGCGGGTTGTCCATTGcctttaaaaatcattttattgtgACTTATTAAAGAACACTTAGAGGTTTCCAGAAAGCATAGCATATAGGTGAGTCTAACCTGCATGTTGGCacatatttgatgttttctcCGTGTCCTAAACCAGGGCCTTCCAGTTCTTGTTCTTCATGAGATCCAGTTGCTTAAAGACGCCCaccacactgagacagaggaagagaagatcAGCTCCTCTAGTCTTCGCTCTCGACTCCTTGGCACCCTCCTTACCCCGGCTAAAGTAGGTCCTGTTTaagaaatgtttacattttgataAGGGATTTCAGTGGAGGATAATGTACACTAATGGTAACACATTTAGGAAATCACAAGTAAAGCAAAGGGCTGTATGCAattttttcatttggtttttaaaGAAGTGAAtagctatataaaaaaaaaaaaaaacacacaaaatacattacAATTCATtagatttgaaagaaaaataaattatacttGAACAAAAAAACGTCAGCTTGAGTCTGAGCCgagtttatttttgtataatgAAATTCCTCTGCACAGCATCTCGTTATGAAAATCTAACAGTCAAACTGGATTTTAATCAACTggtgaaaaacatttaattggcTTGATATGTTCTCGCAGCTTTTGAGTAGGTGTAGAATGgtgttttcattcaaaaaatgGCAGCTGAGCATTTTGGAACAAGGGTCAGATCGCTCTTTGGaaactttaatatttaactCTTCAAATAGGAACTGTCTCATCCAGGTAAAAAGTAACAGCTTTTCTTTCCAGCACATGACAAAGTacaagtgtcttttttttctttaactgcaACATAACACCATTTTAATGCAAAGAGGTAGAATTAAAACGACAGCTCAGTTCATTACAGGaagaaatataatttatatcatTCAATCGTGTCAGAAATTTGCCAGATTTATGTTCATTAGTTTACAGATTCACTGGAAAGGAATGGTGTCCAACAGGTTGTGTTTAGAAGAAATCTGACTGACGTGATAATGGCTCGAGTACATTGAGTTCACTTTGATTGTCCCTGGTGACAatcaaagacaaagaggagTTTGTGTTACTTGTCAGTCCAAATTTACAGTTATCATCACCTCTGTGCCTGGATTATTAATGGTCTTGTGTTAATGCTGTGATATTTCTAGGTAtgtcatcatttgttttctatGTCTTACACCCTTGTGTCCCCCGATTTCTTCTGTGCTAGGACACATCTCATCTCCCTCCCGTTCCATACGTGATTGGCCTGACAGGAGGCAGCGGCAGCGGAAAGAGCTCCATTGCCAAGCAGCTGGAGGCTTTGGGAGCAGTCCGGATTGACTGTGACAAGCTGGGCCATGAGGTGTATCAGCCGGGCACAGCCGCCTATCACAGAGTGGTTGAAGAATTTGGGTCAGGTGAGGAAACACTTTGCCTCCAGGACATGTAATTATTAAATCAACATGGCTAGAGGTGTGCCATCTATCTGTTTATGATACCCTACACACAGTCGGCCtactttgatgaaatataaGACCATAATGCACCTTTGCATAgttgttttcagtatttaaacACTTGAATGAGCACAGTGTAGTAAGTAAAGGTCAGAGTCATGACGTCTCAGACatcactgatttgattttgatgaaAGTCGATGGTCTGACTTCTGGCTTTTAGCTTTTTGATTCGCCGAATGACAGCATAATGAAGCACTGTAGTATGaggtcaaaattttaaaatataaaaggcCATAAATCCTACATCATTCAACTTAAAAGCAATTCTTCTTTCACTGCTGTAGGAATTCGAAAGTCCCataatttattttcctctgtgataTTTACCCATGCATTATGATCAAAAACGTCCTATTTTCTACAGTTTAGGGTTACAGTAGGGTCAGTGATCTTTTGAAAAATTTAATTTCGAACATGATTTCTCAGACACCACTACACCATTTTGACTTTGCTTTAAAGAAGTTCTATGTAATTTTTTGCTCTCACTTtatagcattaacagctgtttagttaccagtctagaggaaacattgtgagttcagcatcaaacttaattcctttgctcgccaagagctgtctccagctgtggaaagcaaccctcttgttttctttctatttctatcatttcttttcttgtaaTAAAATTAGtatgctagctagctagcccTGCTAATcgtagcatccagtctgccctgaagaagtagcgctgttCAGGGGGTGTATTATCATCGTGTAAAACACCATGCTTGAAGCTTTTGCCAAGCGATCATCTTCACCACccactcccagcaagaaaccatgttctgcagcagagaagctGCACGTTGAAAGACACACTTTTATTGTCAAACATTATCCTGCCAGGGCTGATACAGGTGGGGGagtgaaatgttaaaatctGAAACTTTGAAAGGCCATAACTACCCTGTCTCGAGTTTGACtgacaagaaacaagaaagtgCTGCAGAAGTTCAGCTCCAGATAAAGCTCCAGATAAATTACCCTAGATTTCCTCAGGGTTGTGCCATGATTAAATGACTATATATTGACTCGTAGTATTAGTTGCAGCATTAATCTGATAATAACAGTTTATGCACTTTAACATTATTGTTAAATTCTAAAAATTAAACATTGGATTAGTGATGTCTAAGATATTGAGCATGACGGGACACTATATCCACCATCAAAGACCTAAATCAACACCATAGTATTATGTAGCATAATTTTAAATGACATTGCAGTTTTCATCTTGACTAGTAAATGTTATACTGTATGAAATCTCATGCATTTCAGTGCAAtgacaggttgtttttttctttcactcttagATATTCTGAATGAAGACAATACTATAAACAGACGAGCATTAGGAAAGAAAGTTTTTGGAGACCAGGTAATATGACAAATATGACTAATGTTTGTGAATTGCAACATTGCAAATGACATGTCACAGTACACCACAGTGTATCGACAATTTACCAAAGATGCTGTTTTTCATGCAGGAGAGGTTAAAAGCCCTAACAAATATTGTATGGCCTGAGATCGCACTTCTGGTGAAGAACACAATCAGGCAATCCGGAGAGGAAGGTACTGTTTGAGCTTACATTTATTAACCTTAGTACTATAGAACTGTATGTTAGCAAACATGTCTACAGGTTTTGTGGGTCTAGGCTATTGGGTTTAGTTACAGTGTATccaagaagaataaaaaaaaaccttttttcttttagttcgGCTAATGTAAGGATTGTATTGACACAGATAATAATAAAGGAACTTCCCCCACGCTTTGTGTTAGAAGAGATTTCCCCAGTGTTCACGTGAAGCTTCGCTCTTTGCAGGTAAACAGGTTTGCGTGGTGGATGCAGCAGTTCTCCTGGAGGCCGGCTGGACAGACATGGTCCATGAGGTCTGGGTCACCGTCATCCCAGAGGACGAGGTAAGGGATGGGACACAGATGGAGTCACAACAGCATGAGTGACTGTGAGGAAAATGTGCTGTTGTAAAGGTGACGGCTGCTTCtcataatataaaaaggtaTTTACGCTCTATCTTTTTTTATGAGGCAGTTGAGCAAAAGTCAGTTGCGATATAAGCATTCCTCACTGAAAGCAGGATGCAGCAAATagtaatatttttaaagaaCTCTCAGTACATTATTTGTATAGCAGAAGTTAAAGCCTGATGGCATTTTTTATACCACCACTGGGGGGCGCCAATGTTTCAAAATTTCAAactcaacacacactgacttttaaaaaagaaagaccaTAAACTTCGTTCTTTACCCAACTGTCCTGCTTCCTCTTGTTCCCCCTGCTCTCTCAGGCGGTGTCAAGGATAACGGAGAGAGACGGTGTGAGCACAGATGATGCCCTGCGCAGGCTGCACAGCCAGTGGTCAAACACTAAGCAAGTAGAGCACGCCAACGTAGTGCTCAGCACGCTGTGGGAACCAGAGGTCACTCGGAAACAGGTCAGACACGCATCACTCTATCACTCTGGGGTCCGCCTATCTGCATGACATTAAACAATTTGAGTCTATAAAATAATAACTGTATTATATAATAACTATAATTTGccattgtcttttattttgaaggtattGAAAGCTTGGAATCTTCTTCAGAAGAGAATCCAACAGAGGCAAGACACACAGTAGGAACATGTGTGGGTCACTATATCATCTTAGTTGTGATCCATACATGCAAAAGCATGTGTCAAGCACCAGGGACATGTGTACACAAACAACTGATCCACACAAGAAATTGCTGCCTTAGAAAGAAGTGAGTGTGGCCATTGTGCCTTCACAGCAAGCCCAACATGCTCCCTCACATCTTTGACCAAGACTCAGTGCCTAATTGACTTTCCACAGGTTTttaactgtagtttttattttaaggatgTTCAGATGAAAGATGGATGAATGAGGAAAAGCAAAACTAATCCCGTACACAGGACGATTTTGCTATTTGGGATTAATTATCTAAAGTGTTATCTTGTCCTATGAATTGTAGGTCTGTTTTCAtccaaagttgttttttgtttttttttcataaatgtcaCACATTTAGTACTAAATAATTCAAGACCAAACTTCTGCAAATCCAATATTTTAGTTACCTTGTCAGCTGATGACACCTTACAAGTTCTGTCCTCTTTTCATGGATTGTAAGGATAATTACTATGAATGTAGTTTAGAAAAGGAACTAATGTTAAGGGAAAGGTAGAATTAAATGGTATGTTTATCCTTGTGGTTTCATGGTTTTGGAGAATTTATAAATTAACAAAGTACATTGTATTGTAGAAATATGTGCAAAAGATTGACagtactataaaaaaaaatcctagtGCAGCTGCCACATTGAATGCgggtaaataaaaacactgggCACTAAAAGAGATCATGAAACTGAAAGGACCGGTACATTGACAATTAAAGATAAGCAcctaaaatacagtaaattgaTTTTAGTCATTTGGATAGATTATGGAAAACCCCATACTGTAGTAAGCTAGTGAATGTGGCCAGTAGACAAAATAGATGGTGATGGGCATTGAAATTAAAGCAGTCATgtataaatgaaatgtgatggaagtttttaaattgtaatcCATGAAAATGTACTGCCTACCTTGTGATTCGCCAGTTGTCACATGATCAGCCTCCTACATGAGCTCTCCATAATATCTGAATAGTAAGCCAATGTGTTTGGCTTATGGAAGATTCAGTGTTGTCATAACCcacaataaaattataaattacCCTTTACATaacaagaaaaatgttttttgcagtCATATCTTCAATATTAAATACATGTCCAATTAAGTGTCAGTTGGTCTTACAGTTGTTACAGTGAGAAATTTCAAGTGTCTTTAATTTAATTGTCTTGCATGTAACCTGCAAACTCAGTGGAATGCTTTATGGATTGGTACAGAACAATAAACAAGATATTTTCAAACCATGGGTGAACGCATtagctttttttaattaaaaaaaaatctatgaagCATTGTACGTTCTTTTGTAAAATAATCCAAAATAGCATGGTAAGTTTTATGGTTGTCTTCATTTTTAGCTTGGatctgaaaataaatctgtgactttcacaaaatttttttttttttttttttttttttttttttaaacgttaaTTTTCAGCCAAGTGGTTCTTAATTGTAAGTTTAATGcttttaaatcatttacatttgaCAATATTTCAATGTGCAAAATGTACAATTTTCATGTGACTCGCCGTTTGAATGGTGCTGAGCTCAGGCACAGTAGCATGAAGTCGCCCtattacagtaaaacaaaacccTGTGCACTTGTAGCTGAACAGCTTAAACACatattaaagaaaacagaattaGTAAGTGTGCTAGTAACTGGTGACGTGTGAAACAAAGGACTCTGGGTAAGTGTGTCCAGATCTGATTATCCTTTTGATGATTGAGGACCACAACACAACCTTTTTTCCTCAAACTGTATGAATGCTGCCATTTGTGTGGCAGTGGAAACTGTCCATCCATGTACTGGCATGCCATTTCAAAGCCTAAGCTTTACCAGACCATTCAAATAACTAATTGTGAAGAATCCCcctccaaacaaacaaatctgagGTGCATCCCCTGCTCACGTCTCCACTTTCAGTTTGGCAGAGCTCATAGCTTGCCCCATCTTATTGCTGGCCCTGCACACATAAACCCCGGCGTCAGAAGGCTTCAGATCAGACAGAACCAGGGAGCAGAGCCCGTCCTCACGTTGCTCCACGGTCACTCTGCTCGACTGAGACACCGGCTTCTCATTCTGAAGCCACTTCACCTTGGGCTGTGGGTAACCTAAGAATGAGACAATACAACATTACTGCACAatcaagaataaaataaatgccaCTGGACATTAAATGATCACAAAGAAATATAAAGACAGCTGGTCTTAATACAACAAACTAAGCATCAAATAGTCCCAAAGCCTATTGAATTTGTTTATAATAAAAGGACAAATGGCTTTaacttgcttttcttttcaagCTAACCTCTATAGAACTGGTTGGAGCTGTTGAGCCAGGTGATAATTACCTATAGGTACGCACCTACACAAAACCTCTTTTAAATACACATAGTAATTTGATTCATTGCttgtataaaaatattcatcacATCAGCTTTAAGTTTAGCCAGTTTAGGTCTCATTTCTACTGCAATTAAAGCATTTCAgacaacattgtttttttgttgtgtgttttttttttttcccctgcccTTGTAGAATGTGGCAGGGCATTATTTAATGAAGTGCATCACAGCTCTGTCACTCTACCATTGACTAGGCATCTTAGCTGGGCAGTTGCTCCTTTGGGAAGAGTGGTGTCCTTCAGGGCCTGCTGGAAGCAAGGTTCGCTCTGAAGCTGCTGATCCAGCGACTGGATGGCTTCCTCTGCCTCTTGGCTCCAGACTGGCTCTGGattagagggaggaggaggatgatgatgatgatgatgatgatgatgatgatgaataaaacagaatcaaGGCTTTACTGATCACAAAAGGGTAAACTTGAAGTGACAATCTGAAACTGTGAGTCATCTGCCATATGTATGTTGCTGTAGGACGTAGGAgggcattttgtgtgtgtgtgtgtgtgtgtgtgtgtgtgtgtgtgtgtgtgtgtgtgtgtgtgtgtgtgtgtgtgtatctatttATCTGTCTTACCCTCTGAGGAGCTGCCAGGAGAGTCTGGCCTGTTAGAGAGGTTAGCCATCCGCTGTAGGGCCAAAACAGCCTTGCCAGTTTTCTAGAAGTTTAAAGGACAAATAGCACTGGATGACAAATTACATTCATATCCAGGCTTCAGGCCTATATAGTGCAATGAATTCAAAAGGTCTTAATAGGGAAGCTCTGATAAGAAAATTGTACATCTGTCCAATGTTGGGTTAAAACCACTGTAGAAACCAAGTAAAAGGTTTCTGGCACAACTTCCCCTGCTTCCAAGGTGCACGGAGAAAGGAAAAGTTCAAAGAGGTCTAAACTCCAGTAACATctgcagtaaacagaagaactttatCAGACCGGCGCATTTTCTGCTTGTGGCCTGTGTCGAACGCGTCAGTCATCAGGCCTGAAGCTGATGAATCAGGGTAATTCAggatgaccctgatgaaggccacaagctGAAACATATAGGTCATCAGAGATTGATCCTGATGAAGCAGGGTCATTCGggatgaccctgatgaaggccacaagctGAAACACATCGGTCTGTTTAGCGTTGCATGTGTTTTGACCCTCTAAAaccattgtcattttttcattttgttaccTTCCACTTGCGCTTGGCCAGAAAGTGTTTCATCTTCTCCTTCCTGAGAGACTTAGTAGGTCTGCGGGTCAGAGGGGTAAAAGAGACCATCCAGGGGTGGGCCAGGGCCTCGGTACAGGACAACCTGCATCTACAGTGCAAGTGGAAGTGGACAGAGGTAGAAGCCAAGGCTGTCAAATGCTGCCAGCAGTCTCCTGAGCTAACCGTGTTGAAGCTGTGGATTATATGCTGCATAAACCTGACTCCCTAACTCATATTCAGACCTTGCTAAATGATTTTGCACCAGGCAAGTTTTTCTTGCAAATGGTAGGAAATGTcacaaggaataaaaatgttgctCATGTGATATTGTAAACTGAAGACAACCAAAGCACCTTCATCTAAGATTGTGATTTGTGGACACCTGCTGTACCCACCAGACAAGTAACCACTACTAGAATTCCTAtatgttttaaagaaaacacaccaaCCTCCGGTCTTTCTTCAGCAGGGAGCTGATGAAGTCTTTAGCTTGATCAGAGATGTCCTCAAAACTTTCCTGATCAAACTCGTAGCGGGCAGCAGTCACAAGAGCTAATGTCTCAGCGTCGCCGTCTCCCTGGAAGGGAGATTCTCCACTGAGCCTAGGACACAAAATGATCAATCATAGAGATAGGGTCAAAAAACGCCTTCTGGGGAAGCTCTGTGgttgtgtgagtgtctgtggaAATGCCAAGAACTCACCAGGAGATGGCAGCAAATCTGcatttgttgagatatttgagAAAAGTtgagtagattttttttatatttatcacatttaatttgtacaaaTTTAGGAATTCAAGTCGTTATTATTCCTGTTACTTTTTAACTACTTCAAAATAACTTTACCTTAGTTGACATACTAAGGCAAAAGGATGAATAAAGTACAAAGAGATAACATTCATGGTGGGTTTGCATGCAAACCCGTTTTTCTGTCCAACATTTTATGACGACAAGAAATCACAAAATATTCCACCTTCAAACCGGTTACTGTGGCTCGTGCTGTAACCACGCCCCTTCACTGTTTAACTTACAATATGTAGCAGATGACTCCGATGCTCCACATGTCTGTCTCCAGGCTCACAGGCTCGTAGTTGATGACCTCAGGGGCCACAAACTCAGGCGTACCATGCATCACCATCAGAGGTTTGCCATCCTCTGAAGAACAGGACAAGAGGAAGAATTACATTCACC comes from the Seriola aureovittata isolate HTS-2021-v1 ecotype China chromosome 21, ASM2101889v1, whole genome shotgun sequence genome and includes:
- the coasy gene encoding bifunctional coenzyme A synthase — protein: MSMFSTGILVLTSPLHTLPLRIAPVLSSAAQLVERTLYVHLHPGLNLGSGSQPRPVFIPPVVDLSTLITRLYSNAADICGHLDIRVLLTNVRTQSAAGSGATIPNCPFPTPQPLSHSPEVVLTDFPLQDPGQSHQVTQCLQKYTGHCYVCSPSLPSVLLHPQLMRLQEKEEGLQEPEEKEEPLETYSHVVVGGTFDRLHGAHKTLLNISCLLANRRFLIGVCDQAMLKKKVLKELIEPYSLRVQTLREFLQDIKPSLQVEIVPLDDPFGVSVVDPLLQCIVVSEETRKGGEAVNKKRIENGLPVLVLHEIQLLKDAHHTETEEEKISSSSLRSRLLGTLLTPAKDTSHLPPVPYVIGLTGGSGSGKSSIAKQLEALGAVRIDCDKLGHEVYQPGTAAYHRVVEEFGSDILNEDNTINRRALGKKVFGDQERLKALTNIVWPEIALLVKNTIRQSGEEGKQVCVVDAAVLLEAGWTDMVHEVWVTVIPEDEAVSRITERDGVSTDDALRRLHSQWSNTKQVEHANVVLSTLWEPEVTRKQVLKAWNLLQKRIQQRQDTQ